In Fusobacterium canifelinum, a genomic segment contains:
- a CDS encoding OmpA family protein — protein sequence MGKRKNSTTTIMVMLFLLVFSLPALAVQTLTTTQMRENSIRINALELKNIDILNSEAPKEMTIVLDERSLNFDFDKSNVKPQYYDLLNNIKEFVEQNNYEITIVGHTDSIGSNAYNFKLSRRRAESVKAKLLEFGLSEDRIVGIEAMGEEQPIATNETKEGRAQNRRVEFKLVQRETVQGTVATPEASENK from the coding sequence ATGGGAAAGAGAAAAAACTCAACAACAACAATAATGGTAATGTTGTTCTTATTAGTATTTTCTTTACCAGCATTAGCAGTTCAAACTTTAACAACAACTCAAATGCGTGAAAATAGTATAAGAATAAATGCGCTAGAATTAAAGAATATAGATATATTAAATTCAGAAGCACCAAAAGAAATGACAATAGTATTAGATGAAAGATCATTAAACTTTGATTTTGATAAATCAAATGTAAAACCACAATATTATGATTTGTTAAATAATATAAAAGAATTTGTAGAACAAAACAACTATGAAATAACAATAGTAGGACATACTGACTCAATAGGAAGTAATGCATATAACTTTAAACTTTCAAGAAGAAGAGCAGAAAGTGTAAAAGCTAAGTTACTAGAATTTGGATTATCAGAAGATAGAATAGTGGGAATAGAAGCGATGGGTGAAGAACAACCAATAGCGACTAACGAAACAAAAGAAGGAAGAGCACAAAACAGAAGAGTTGAGTTTAAGTTGGTTCAAAGAGAAACAGTTCAAGGAACAGTAGCTACTCCAGAAGCAAGTGAAAATAAATAG
- a CDS encoding FAD-I family protein: MKNRILFGTMLALLLVGSVSFADDDADKKRLLEEYDKMQAEKAKEAERLAKENPQAAQATEVVGENGEVVVTEGEEVAQAPKKSEKDMTESERMDVEVQRIKKRMLEINDKIENYNKTNEMIDNLEKNVGELERKVNY, from the coding sequence GTGAAAAATAGAATATTATTTGGAACAATGTTAGCATTACTTTTAGTAGGCTCAGTTTCATTTGCAGATGATGATGCAGATAAAAAGAGATTATTAGAAGAATATGACAAAATGCAAGCAGAAAAAGCAAAAGAAGCAGAAAGATTAGCAAAAGAAAATCCACAAGCAGCACAAGCAACAGAAGTTGTTGGAGAAAATGGAGAAGTAGTTGTAACAGAAGGAGAAGAAGTTGCGCAAGCTCCAAAGAAATCTGAAAAAGATATGACAGAATCAGAAAGAATGGATGTAGAAGTTCAAAGAATCAAGAAAAGAATGTTAGAAATAAATGATAAGATTGAAAACTACAATAAAACAAATGAAATGATAGACAATTTAGAAAAGAATGTTGGGGAATTAGAAAGAAAAGTAAATTATTAA
- a CDS encoding adhesion protein FadA, with protein MKVKVLLCSMLILGSLSYAAEVDSVAQEVMNEVQNIEAEYQALVQKEMERKEEFRQEKEALEKEVQELKERQLGREELYAKLKEDSKVRWHRDEYKKLLKRFDEYYNKLEQKIADKEQQIVELTKLLEVLN; from the coding sequence ATGAAAGTGAAGGTTTTATTATGCTCAATGTTAATATTGGGATCATTATCTTATGCAGCAGAAGTAGATTCAGTAGCACAAGAAGTAATGAATGAAGTACAAAACATTGAAGCAGAATACCAAGCATTAGTGCAAAAAGAAATGGAAAGAAAAGAAGAGTTTAGACAAGAAAAAGAAGCACTTGAAAAAGAAGTACAAGAATTAAAAGAAAGACAACTAGGAAGAGAAGAACTTTATGCTAAATTAAAAGAAGATTCAAAAGTAAGATGGCATAGAGATGAGTACAAAAAGTTATTAAAAAGATTTGACGAATACTACAACAAACTAGAACAAAAAATAGCTGACAAAGAACAACAAATAGTAGAATTAACAAAATTGCTAGAAGTATTAAATTAA
- a CDS encoding toxin-antitoxin system YwqK family antitoxin: MKKGIILLALIFGACVNLENIGGNSGGDVKEIKTTNINTSKNYERKNGVLYVDNVLANGKQEYKEKNGVVIKGNYREGLPDGIQEKYYPSGKIYGKINIINNKTEGTETNYYENGKTLSQLDYTQGKLISGKIYYENGDLLSKIEGKKMTIFYSSGKKLFTMDKSDVAVYHENGKEVFSNSDAGIKINGEDAEKSLLDMFSKDKLIKTAFYLLTSNTVQAEYKNGKPSIQLQGTTAVMYYESGKTLLELSPSLDGTVNSKIYYENGQLMQVEDRNKSGRSVKVYDKAGNLISDTSYSKEHEIKQIF, encoded by the coding sequence ATGAAAAAAGGAATTATATTATTAGCATTAATTTTTGGAGCTTGTGTAAATTTGGAAAATATTGGTGGTAATTCAGGAGGAGATGTAAAAGAAATTAAAACTACTAATATAAATACAAGTAAAAATTATGAAAGAAAAAATGGAGTCTTATATGTGGATAATGTTCTTGCTAATGGAAAACAAGAATATAAAGAAAAGAATGGTGTTGTAATAAAAGGAAATTACAGAGAAGGTTTACCTGATGGAATACAAGAAAAATATTATCCAAGTGGTAAAATTTATGGAAAAATTAATATAATAAATAATAAAACAGAAGGAACAGAAACTAATTATTACGAAAATGGAAAAACTCTTTCTCAATTAGATTATACTCAAGGGAAACTAATTTCTGGAAAAATATACTATGAAAACGGGGATTTACTTTCTAAAATTGAGGGTAAAAAAATGACGATTTTTTATTCAAGTGGTAAAAAACTTTTTACTATGGATAAGTCAGATGTAGCAGTATATCATGAAAATGGAAAAGAAGTTTTTTCTAATTCAGATGCTGGAATTAAAATAAATGGAGAAGATGCAGAAAAGTCTCTTTTAGATATGTTCTCAAAAGATAAATTAATAAAGACAGCATTTTATTTATTGACTTCAAATACAGTTCAAGCAGAATATAAGAATGGAAAACCATCTATACAGCTGCAAGGAACAACAGCTGTTATGTACTATGAAAGTGGAAAAACATTATTGGAGCTATCTCCAAGCTTGGATGGAACAGTAAATAGTAAAATTTATTATGAAAATGGACAATTAATGCAGGTAGAAGATAGAAATAAATCAGGTAGAAGTGTTAAAGTATATGATAAAGCAGGGAATTTAATATCTGATACCTCTTATTCAAAAGAGCATGAAATAAAACAAATATTTTAA